A window of the Bacillus sp. A301a_S52 genome harbors these coding sequences:
- a CDS encoding YuiB family protein, producing MLNLPQLMIATLLYFVLFFGIGFILNMLLRSTWTMALVYPVVIFFMINDSGYLSYFTEPGIAFPTLGHAFISLTTADIIILTAGMIGAILAGIAIRMLRVRGYQMF from the coding sequence ATGTTAAATTTGCCACAATTAATGATAGCAACTTTATTATATTTTGTACTCTTTTTTGGTATTGGATTTATTCTTAACATGTTATTAAGGTCAACATGGACGATGGCTTTAGTTTATCCAGTAGTGATTTTCTTTATGATTAATGATTCTGGATATTTAAGTTATTTTACTGAGCCGGGCATAGCATTTCCTACATTGGGACATGCCTTTATTTCTTTAACAACAGCAGACATCATCATCCTTACTGCGGGTATGATTGGGGCTATTTTAGCAGGGATAGCAATTCGCATGCTCCGAGTACGTGGTTATCAAATGTTCTAA
- a CDS encoding YuiA family protein, whose protein sequence is MIFEKEKLKNKDCPYCTGKGYFQLLLGGSETCKHCHGSGKK, encoded by the coding sequence ATGATTTTTGAGAAAGAAAAACTGAAAAATAAAGATTGTCCTTATTGTACTGGGAAAGGGTACTTCCAACTCTTATTAGGTGGCTCTGAAACATGTAAGCATTGTCATGGCTCAGGAAAAAAATAA
- a CDS encoding 3D domain-containing protein: MAFIKKHLVRIAFFILFAGALLTTYTTITNISVTQLKEWLQTTALFSQDVAVMDVTTNNHQEEANSWVLETAEDWTKYPSKEVIATGYTAGIESTGKTEDHPQYGITYSGVEVKRDLYSTIAADPQVFPLGTILFIPGYGFGVVADTGSAIKGDKIDLYYETVEDVYNLWGKKSIEVFIVEEGSGQITEEDLFKLNEAEEVQGFREQIVSRQAS; the protein is encoded by the coding sequence ATGGCTTTCATTAAAAAACACTTAGTCAGAATAGCTTTTTTTATTTTATTTGCAGGTGCTCTTCTGACGACTTATACGACTATCACAAACATTAGCGTGACCCAGCTTAAAGAATGGCTTCAAACAACAGCCTTGTTTAGTCAAGATGTTGCCGTTATGGATGTAACGACTAATAATCATCAGGAAGAAGCGAATAGTTGGGTTCTTGAAACAGCAGAGGATTGGACGAAATACCCTTCTAAAGAAGTGATTGCAACAGGTTATACAGCAGGAATAGAGTCTACAGGAAAAACAGAAGACCATCCTCAATATGGCATTACTTACTCTGGTGTTGAGGTTAAAAGAGATCTTTATTCTACTATTGCTGCGGATCCACAGGTTTTTCCGTTAGGGACCATCTTGTTTATACCAGGATATGGATTTGGTGTGGTAGCTGATACAGGCTCAGCGATAAAAGGCGATAAAATTGATTTGTATTATGAAACCGTCGAAGACGTCTACAATCTCTGGGGCAAAAAGTCCATAGAAGTGTTTATCGTCGAAGAGGGAAGTGGTCAAATCACCGAAGAAGATTTATTTAAGTTGAACGAAGCAGAAGAAGTGCAAGGTTTTCGAGAGCAAATCGTATCTCGTCAAGCCTCTTAA